From one Halothece sp. PCC 7418 genomic stretch:
- a CDS encoding site-2 protease family protein, with amino-acid sequence MDFFFILLLLAGITYLLVRRSASGLTTTPIWLLWFVVMIPAFTWSLWLLFMGEEAEIPVLLILIPFILSPLLYFWLLQRGRQDPTTANSSESVEKEPLKEKLNDISLEKEDNNSQSTRILSQSEEEKLKTCFPWEVYYLQNVDYGGQAVLCRGKLRTVPEKAYQKIQTNVQKQFGDRFLILFQESFQGEPFFALVPNPKKEKKETTQDQDLNKPWLALSLAVITLFTTTIIGANLAGVSSEEFQSNPSLLREGLPYALTLMWILGCHEFSHYCAAIYYKIKATLPYFIPVPFFLGTFGAFIQMRSPIPHRRALFDVAIAGPLGGFIMTVPLLFWGLSLSEIVPLSEESALLNINSLDPRSSLLMTVFCKIALGSQLGAESAIDLHPIAIAGYIGLIVTALNLMPVGQLDGGHIAHAIYGQRTAVIIGQVSRLLMLILALVEPSFLIWAIILFFMPIIDEPALNDVTELDDIRDLLGFLALTLLVTILLPLPATFTDLLNV; translated from the coding sequence TTGGCTATTATTTATGGGGGAAGAAGCAGAAATTCCTGTTTTATTAATTTTAATTCCCTTTATTCTTTCTCCACTTTTATATTTTTGGCTGTTACAACGGGGAAGACAAGATCCCACCACAGCCAATTCTTCTGAGTCTGTTGAGAAAGAACCCCTCAAGGAAAAATTAAATGATATCTCTCTTGAAAAAGAAGATAACAACTCCCAATCAACTCGGATTTTAAGTCAATCGGAAGAAGAAAAATTAAAAACTTGTTTTCCTTGGGAGGTCTATTATTTACAAAATGTTGACTATGGGGGTCAAGCGGTTTTGTGTCGCGGAAAATTACGCACTGTTCCTGAAAAAGCCTATCAGAAAATTCAAACTAATGTCCAAAAGCAATTTGGGGATCGCTTTTTAATCTTATTCCAAGAAAGTTTTCAAGGCGAACCTTTTTTTGCACTCGTTCCCAACCCCAAAAAAGAAAAGAAAGAAACGACTCAAGATCAGGACTTAAATAAGCCTTGGCTGGCTCTAAGTTTAGCCGTGATTACTTTATTTACCACAACAATTATCGGCGCGAATTTAGCAGGTGTCTCTTCAGAAGAGTTTCAATCCAATCCGAGTTTATTGCGGGAAGGATTACCTTATGCTTTAACCTTAATGTGGATTTTAGGCTGTCATGAATTTAGCCATTATTGTGCTGCCATTTATTATAAAATTAAAGCAACGTTACCGTATTTTATTCCCGTTCCCTTCTTTTTAGGAACATTTGGGGCGTTTATTCAAATGCGGTCACCGATTCCTCATCGTCGGGCTTTATTTGATGTCGCGATCGCGGGACCATTAGGCGGATTTATTATGACTGTTCCTCTCTTATTTTGGGGACTGTCTTTGTCCGAAATTGTTCCCCTTTCCGAAGAATCGGCGTTACTCAATATTAATTCCCTCGACCCCCGTTCTTCCCTTTTAATGACAGTCTTTTGTAAAATAGCTTTAGGCAGTCAACTGGGAGCAGAATCTGCCATTGATTTACATCCGATCGCGATCGCGGGTTATATTGGTTTAATTGTAACTGCTTTAAACTTAATGCCAGTGGGACAACTTGACGGCGGACATATTGCACACGCCATTTATGGACAGCGAACTGCTGTTATTATTGGTCAAGTTTCTCGCTTATTAATGTTAATCCTCGCCTTAGTTGAACCCAGTTTTCTCATTTGGGCAATTATTTTATTTTTCATGCCAATTATAGATGAACCAGCCCTTAATGATGTAACAGAATTAGATGATATCCGTGACTTATTAGGCTTTTTAGCGTTAACTTTGTTAGTAACAATCTTATTACCCCTTCCTGCAACTTTTACCGATTTACTCAATGTTTAA
- the smpB gene encoding SsrA-binding protein SmpB: protein MSKENQPNGIKIIAQNRKARFLYEILETYEAGIQLIGTEVKSIRAGRVNLQDGYALIRKGEVWLINVNISPYEGSGAYFNHEPKRTRKLLLHRQEISKLIGKTEQKGLTLVPLKMYLKKGIVKLQIGLGKGKKLHDKRETIKRREDQKEMQRVVKRY from the coding sequence ATGAGCAAAGAAAATCAACCTAATGGCATTAAAATTATCGCTCAAAATCGCAAAGCACGGTTTCTGTATGAGATTTTAGAAACCTATGAAGCGGGTATTCAACTCATTGGTACAGAAGTGAAATCTATTCGTGCGGGGCGTGTCAATTTACAAGATGGCTACGCTTTAATTCGTAAAGGAGAAGTATGGCTGATTAATGTTAATATTTCTCCTTATGAAGGAAGCGGTGCTTATTTCAATCATGAGCCGAAACGAACCAGAAAACTGTTACTACATCGCCAAGAAATTAGTAAATTAATTGGGAAAACCGAACAGAAAGGATTAACTTTAGTTCCTTTAAAGATGTACTTAAAAAAAGGAATTGTCAAGTTACAAATTGGCTTAGGAAAAGGGAAGAAATTACATGATAAGCGCGAAACGATTAAACGTCGTGAAGATCAAAAAGAAATGCAGCGTGTGGTTAAGCGGTACTAA
- the pgeF gene encoding peptidoglycan editing factor PgeF, with the protein MVFSSISSTEQVTWQWREGQGFSYLQCRLLEEFPHGFFTRHFGDYSLDELTQILTPDATAYRTKQVHGKQVVSPSQIMAAKTEFLEADGLGSDGRNQALWVASADCTPALIADVKTQQVAAVHAGWRGTALSILPCAIAQFLDQNSQLSDLRVALGPAISGEVYQVGLDVAAQVGRSLFPEEANLSSDEILKQLWESDVSPLIQDPDPAKVRLDVRCVNRLQLEKMGFHPEQIAIAPHCTYQESEHFFSYRRSREKAVQWSGIVSTA; encoded by the coding sequence GTGGTTTTTTCCTCAATTTCTTCAACGGAACAAGTCACTTGGCAATGGCGAGAAGGACAAGGCTTCAGCTATTTACAGTGTCGATTATTAGAGGAGTTTCCTCATGGTTTTTTTACCCGCCATTTTGGAGACTATTCCTTAGATGAGTTAACCCAAATTCTGACCCCTGATGCAACCGCCTACCGAACCAAACAAGTCCATGGGAAACAGGTGGTTTCTCCTTCTCAAATCATGGCAGCCAAAACTGAATTTTTAGAAGCGGATGGTTTAGGGAGTGATGGGAGAAACCAAGCGTTATGGGTGGCGAGTGCGGATTGTACTCCCGCTTTGATTGCGGATGTCAAAACTCAACAAGTGGCTGCGGTTCATGCAGGATGGCGGGGGACTGCTTTATCTATCTTACCTTGCGCGATCGCGCAGTTTTTAGACCAGAACAGCCAACTGTCGGATTTAAGAGTCGCTTTGGGCCCTGCGATTAGTGGGGAAGTGTATCAAGTGGGTTTAGACGTTGCTGCACAAGTTGGGCGCAGTTTATTTCCTGAAGAAGCGAACCTATCTTCCGATGAAATTCTCAAACAACTGTGGGAATCTGACGTTTCTCCCCTAATTCAAGATCCAGACCCAGCAAAAGTTCGTTTAGATGTCCGTTGCGTTAACCGTTTACAACTGGAAAAAATGGGCTTTCATCCAGAACAAATTGCCATTGCACCCCACTGCACTTATCAAGAATCAGAACATTTCTTTTCCTATCGTCGTAGCCGGGAAAAAGCGGTGCAATGGTCAGGAATTGTTAGTACCGCTTAA
- the psbV gene encoding photosystem II cytochrome c-550 — protein MLRKLILITVATVFFACQLLVNPVSALELDEESRTVQYNEQGDEVVISIKEAERGKRLFNDTCAQCHLGGVTKTNPNVGLSLEALERAEPPRDNIAGLIDYMKNPTTYDGEIDIKEIHPNTVRSDIYPEMRNLTDDDLEAIAAHILIQPKVRGRQWGGGKVYN, from the coding sequence ATGTTGCGAAAACTTATTTTAATCACAGTGGCGACTGTGTTTTTTGCCTGTCAACTGCTTGTCAACCCTGTCTCTGCTTTAGAACTCGATGAAGAAAGTCGCACCGTTCAATATAATGAACAAGGCGATGAAGTCGTGATTAGTATTAAAGAAGCAGAAAGAGGGAAACGTCTCTTTAACGACACCTGTGCACAGTGTCATTTAGGTGGTGTCACTAAAACCAATCCCAACGTTGGCTTGAGTTTAGAAGCCTTAGAGCGTGCAGAACCCCCTCGGGATAATATTGCAGGGTTAATTGATTATATGAAAAACCCCACCACTTACGATGGGGAAATTGATATTAAAGAGATTCACCCCAATACCGTGCGCTCTGATATCTATCCTGAAATGAGAAACCTAACGGACGATGATCTCGAAGCGATCGCGGCTCATATTCTCATTCAACCGAAAGTCCGAGGAAGACAATGGGGTGGCGGTAAAGTCTATAACTAA
- a CDS encoding Na+/H+ antiporter: MTIEAAMGEEAIKENLEQFLIVLSVSLGVATLSQISSFFRQIPYTLLLVIVGLGLAFVDIRLVNLSPELILEIFLPPLLFEAAWNIRWRNLKKNLFPVVLLAIIGVVISVVGIGFSLNYFSGLSLPIALLVGAILAATDPVSVIALFRELGVGERLTVLMEGESLFNDGVAVVAFSLLVGIPLGTQEFSVTNTLIQFVTFTGIGIGAGALIGFGISYLTQRFDLPLVEQSLTLVSAYGTYLITEELGGSGVIGVVTVGLILGNFGSRIGMNPRTRLLVSEFWEFIAFFVNSIVFLLIGDQINIRGLADNGQLILITIIALVIIRAISIYGLGTISNLITKQDISWQEETVLWWGGLRGSVSIALALSVPVMLDGRQDIIEAVFGVVLFTLLVQGLTMQTVIEKLGLIGDRAQRRTYSELIARRSALERVLAHLNAVPPSPSIDEEFKDYQRGLVKGQLESVNQEITKLQQSYPQLRSLEQEQLREQLLEVEADTYAELIRAGKLNNNLSPLLQEVLAKPE, from the coding sequence ATGACTATTGAAGCAGCAATGGGAGAAGAAGCCATTAAGGAAAATTTAGAACAGTTCCTGATTGTTCTATCAGTTTCTTTAGGCGTAGCAACCCTCTCCCAAATTTCCAGTTTCTTTCGCCAAATTCCCTATACGTTACTTTTGGTTATTGTTGGCTTAGGATTAGCATTTGTTGACATCCGACTCGTTAATCTTTCTCCCGAATTAATCTTAGAAATCTTTTTACCCCCACTCTTATTTGAAGCAGCGTGGAATATTCGCTGGCGTAATCTCAAAAAAAATTTATTTCCCGTTGTTTTACTTGCCATTATTGGGGTTGTTATATCAGTGGTTGGGATTGGTTTTAGTCTCAACTATTTTAGTGGCTTATCCCTCCCCATTGCTTTGTTAGTCGGTGCTATTTTAGCAGCAACCGATCCTGTTTCTGTTATTGCTTTATTCCGAGAACTAGGAGTGGGAGAACGCTTAACGGTTCTCATGGAAGGAGAAAGTTTATTTAATGATGGTGTTGCGGTTGTTGCTTTTAGTCTATTAGTGGGAATTCCCCTCGGAACGCAAGAATTTTCGGTCACTAATACCCTCATTCAATTTGTTACCTTTACAGGGATTGGCATCGGTGCGGGGGCGTTAATTGGCTTTGGAATTTCTTATTTAACGCAGCGTTTTGATTTGCCCTTAGTGGAACAATCTCTGACTTTAGTTTCTGCTTACGGAACTTATTTAATCACTGAAGAATTAGGCGGTTCTGGTGTGATTGGTGTGGTGACAGTCGGGCTAATTTTAGGGAACTTTGGCTCTCGCATTGGCATGAATCCGCGGACTCGTTTATTAGTTTCAGAATTTTGGGAGTTCATTGCTTTTTTTGTCAATTCAATTGTCTTTCTCCTGATTGGCGATCAAATCAATATTCGCGGTTTAGCCGATAATGGACAGTTAATTTTAATCACAATTATCGCCCTAGTGATCATTCGTGCTATCAGTATTTATGGCTTAGGAACAATTAGTAATTTAATCACGAAACAGGATATTAGTTGGCAAGAAGAAACGGTTTTATGGTGGGGCGGTTTACGCGGTTCGGTTTCCATTGCGTTGGCGTTAAGTGTCCCTGTCATGTTAGATGGGAGACAAGATATTATTGAAGCGGTGTTTGGCGTTGTCCTCTTTACCTTGTTAGTCCAAGGATTGACGATGCAAACCGTTATTGAGAAGCTAGGCTTAATCGGCGATCGCGCTCAACGTCGTACCTATAGCGAATTAATCGCCCGTCGCAGTGCGCTCGAACGGGTTTTAGCCCACTTAAATGCGGTTCCCCCCTCCCCCAGTATTGATGAAGAGTTTAAAGACTACCAAAGAGGCTTAGTCAAAGGACAACTCGAAAGCGTCAACCAAGAAATTACGAAGCTACAACAATCTTATCCCCAGTTACGATCTTTAGAACAAGAACAACTGCGGGAACAACTTTTAGAAGTGGAAGCAGACACTTACGCTGAGTTGATTCGGGCGGGTAAACTCAATAATAATCTATCTCCCTTATTGCAAGAAGTCCTCGCCAAACCAGAGTGA
- a CDS encoding diguanylate cyclase domain-containing protein — protein sequence MSQCINPDCLHRNPPKEQFCERCGEKLLLRERYRAIQPLSAGSFGKTFVAIDEDKPSRSYCVIKQFLPKAQDRFSMEKGSVLFEREAQQLDELGKHPQIPELLAYFTEGNYKYLIQEYISGLELRKEQETFGVFNEKKLLKFLYEILSILEFIHNRHIIHRDIKPENIIRRSRDRKLVLVDFGAVKDLKGLRIAPAGTIIGSTGYTAPEQWQGKATVASDLYSVGATSIYLLTGIQPGDLFDYLENQWIWRKKLGVNTISEGLSRILDRLLALPLSQRYTSVEEVLTDWHALDNTSLDLLEEEDDLEQPLELHSHPTDQQDLAAFCFLTDQKQIISPSNETEGSEIETSFFSDADVSNAQEDGPIEINQIHPSLRRLLNVRKPVHPTLKKLLNDRDPDYIRVDIQVNSALKIIEHSENAGYFATSPELIQVGVDARRGFPELVGLEKIAAEIRQGQRQSLELKEISREQEANTPLYFDLYFTCDPGESQSENMLMILIIEATEAVSEEENFTPSFDRSLTLEQGQAALVNQQDPLTKLPNREAFEDYLYEEWRHLKRQQRSLALILCDLDYFEQYNETYGYAAGDQCLQKVAKILQSVVRRQADMIARFESQQFALILPDTENEGALSVAESLSQELANSKLPNDGAGRRGVITLSCGVASLIPSNELHPKTLIQNADHALRQAKEQGRDRAVLFQDQN from the coding sequence GTGAGTCAGTGTATTAATCCCGATTGTCTCCATCGAAATCCCCCGAAAGAACAATTTTGTGAACGGTGTGGTGAAAAACTTTTACTACGAGAACGGTATCGAGCAATTCAGCCACTCAGTGCAGGGAGTTTTGGTAAAACCTTTGTCGCCATTGACGAAGATAAACCATCGCGATCATATTGTGTGATTAAGCAATTTCTTCCCAAAGCTCAAGATCGCTTTTCTATGGAGAAAGGATCTGTACTTTTTGAACGGGAAGCCCAGCAGCTTGATGAACTAGGAAAACACCCACAAATTCCCGAGTTACTCGCTTATTTCACGGAAGGTAATTATAAATACTTAATTCAAGAATATATTAGTGGTCTCGAACTCAGAAAAGAGCAAGAAACATTCGGTGTTTTTAACGAGAAAAAACTCCTGAAATTTCTCTATGAGATCTTATCAATCTTAGAATTTATTCATAACAGACACATTATTCATCGTGATATTAAACCAGAAAACATTATTCGCCGATCGCGCGATCGCAAACTGGTCTTAGTGGATTTTGGGGCAGTGAAAGATCTAAAAGGATTAAGGATTGCCCCAGCGGGAACGATTATTGGCTCAACGGGCTATACAGCCCCCGAACAATGGCAAGGCAAAGCAACAGTAGCCAGTGATCTCTACAGCGTTGGTGCAACCAGTATTTATTTATTAACGGGAATCCAACCAGGGGATCTGTTTGATTACTTAGAGAATCAATGGATCTGGCGTAAAAAATTGGGCGTTAACACGATTAGTGAAGGCTTAAGTCGGATTTTAGATCGATTACTCGCTCTCCCACTTTCTCAGCGCTATACCTCAGTTGAGGAAGTGTTAACCGATTGGCACGCTTTAGACAATACCTCTCTCGACCTTTTAGAGGAGGAGGATGATCTTGAACAACCTCTAGAACTTCATTCTCACCCCACCGATCAACAGGATTTAGCTGCATTTTGCTTTCTCACCGATCAAAAACAAATCATCTCACCCTCCAATGAGACTGAAGGCAGCGAGATTGAAACCAGTTTCTTTTCCGATGCTGATGTCTCTAATGCCCAAGAAGACGGCCCTATTGAAATTAACCAGATTCACCCCAGCCTGAGAAGACTCTTAAACGTCCGTAAACCTGTTCACCCTACCTTAAAAAAACTTTTAAATGACCGCGACCCTGACTATATTCGCGTTGATATTCAAGTTAATAGCGCCCTGAAAATTATTGAGCATTCGGAAAATGCTGGGTATTTTGCCACCTCCCCAGAGTTAATCCAAGTCGGGGTGGATGCGCGTCGGGGATTTCCTGAATTAGTCGGTTTAGAAAAAATTGCTGCTGAAATTCGCCAAGGTCAAAGACAAAGCCTAGAACTGAAAGAAATTTCTCGGGAGCAAGAAGCCAACACTCCTCTCTATTTTGACCTTTATTTTACCTGTGACCCCGGGGAATCTCAAAGTGAAAATATGCTGATGATCTTAATTATTGAGGCAACAGAAGCCGTTTCGGAGGAAGAGAACTTCACTCCATCTTTTGATCGCTCCTTAACCCTAGAACAAGGTCAGGCAGCTTTGGTTAATCAGCAAGACCCGCTAACCAAGCTCCCGAATCGTGAGGCGTTTGAGGACTATTTGTATGAAGAATGGCGACATTTAAAGCGTCAGCAGCGATCGTTGGCTTTGATTCTCTGCGATTTGGATTATTTTGAACAATATAACGAAACCTATGGTTACGCTGCTGGTGATCAATGTTTACAGAAAGTGGCAAAAATTTTGCAATCTGTTGTGCGACGCCAGGCTGATATGATTGCTCGTTTTGAAAGTCAGCAGTTTGCGCTGATTTTACCCGATACCGAAAATGAGGGGGCTTTATCCGTGGCGGAGAGTCTCTCTCAGGAATTGGCAAACTCAAAACTGCCCAACGACGGCGCAGGGAGAAGAGGAGTTATAACCTTGAGTTGTGGCGTAGCAAGCCTGATTCCTAGCAATGAGCTACACCCCAAAACTTTAATCCAAAATGCTGATCACGCGCTGAGGCAAGCGAAAGAACAAGGGCGCGATCGCGCTGTCCTTTTTCAAGATCAAAACTAA
- a CDS encoding FGGY-family carbohydrate kinase: MKLYLGIDFGTSGARAVVIDESQQIQTQRECSFQGKDNWVKQWREALFFLLAEIPIALRKNLTKIAINGTSATVLLCDRAGNPLTSPLLYNDRAPDSDLEQLQPIAPTNHLVQSASSSLAKLLYWQQQPFFSQAEFFLHQADWLGFLLHGKLGISDYHNALKLGYDVESLCYPQWLKTLSCFGILPQVLAPGTVVAKIKPDLAEKFQLPQDCQVGTGTTDSIAAFIASGAKQPGEAVTSLGSTLVLKLLSETPVQASEYGVYSHRYGNLWLTGGASNTGGAVLRKFFSDEDLKQLSEQIDPTQRTDLNYYPLVQAGERFPINDPNLSPQLSPRPESDVTFLQGLLESMARIEAQGYQKLQDLGATPLHQVYTAGGGAKNPVWQQIREQLLSVPVRVSPYQDAAYGTALLAQSSV; the protein is encoded by the coding sequence ATGAAATTGTATCTTGGGATTGATTTTGGCACATCAGGGGCGAGAGCAGTGGTTATTGATGAGTCTCAACAGATCCAGACACAAAGGGAATGTTCTTTTCAAGGAAAGGATAACTGGGTCAAACAATGGCGAGAGGCTCTGTTTTTTCTTTTAGCGGAAATTCCGATCGCGCTGCGAAAAAATCTAACTAAAATCGCCATTAACGGCACATCAGCAACAGTTTTACTCTGCGATCGCGCTGGCAATCCTCTCACCTCCCCTTTGCTATATAACGATCGCGCTCCCGACTCCGATTTAGAACAACTGCAACCAATTGCACCGACTAATCATTTGGTGCAAAGTGCTTCCTCTAGTTTAGCGAAACTCCTTTATTGGCAACAGCAACCGTTCTTTTCCCAAGCGGAATTTTTCCTCCATCAAGCAGATTGGTTAGGCTTTCTCCTCCATGGCAAACTGGGCATCAGCGACTATCATAACGCCCTCAAACTGGGATATGATGTGGAGAGTCTGTGTTATCCGCAATGGCTGAAAACTTTATCCTGTTTTGGCATTTTACCGCAAGTGTTAGCCCCAGGAACGGTTGTTGCCAAGATCAAACCCGATCTCGCTGAAAAATTCCAGTTACCGCAAGATTGCCAAGTTGGTACGGGAACCACTGATAGTATTGCAGCGTTTATCGCCAGTGGGGCGAAGCAGCCAGGAGAGGCTGTGACTTCTCTCGGTTCAACGTTAGTCTTAAAGCTATTAAGTGAAACCCCTGTGCAAGCGAGTGAATATGGGGTTTATAGCCATCGTTATGGGAATTTATGGTTAACGGGTGGCGCGTCTAATACAGGTGGGGCGGTTTTAAGGAAGTTTTTTAGTGATGAAGACTTAAAACAACTTTCTGAACAAATTGATCCCACACAGCGCACAGATTTAAATTATTATCCCCTTGTGCAAGCTGGGGAACGGTTTCCGATCAATGATCCAAACTTATCTCCTCAGTTAAGTCCTCGTCCTGAAAGTGATGTTACCTTTCTACAAGGCTTGTTAGAAAGTATGGCTCGTATTGAAGCCCAAGGATATCAAAAATTACAAGACTTAGGAGCAACACCGTTACATCAGGTTTATACAGCAGGAGGCGGGGCGAAAAACCCAGTTTGGCAACAAATTCGGGAACAACTGTTGTCAGTGCCAGTTAGGGTTTCACCGTATCAGGATGCTGCTTATGGGACGGCACTTCTCGCCCAAAGTTCGGTTTAG
- a CDS encoding site-specific DNA-methyltransferase — translation MKKRAPRNRTLTCSEQEQARLSPCLLSVDSPVSVHDIAGKIINQDFFKTAPYLPQSFIDLLIMDPPYNLSKNYHGHLFKEKEKGDYQNWFSLILNLIKPLLKPTATIYICSDWKTSILIAPILEKEFYIRNRITWERDKGRGAKTNWKNNTEDIWFCTVTDEYTFNVDAVKQKRKVIAPYRDQKGQPKDWSEEDSGNFRLTHPSNIWTDISIPFWSMPENTDHPTQKPEKLIAKLILASSNQGEMVFDPFLGSGTSAVVAKKLQRNFNGIEINQEYCCWALKRLQLAETDSSIQGYADGVFWERNSLAEQTKEKKSSSDKALEQVEQKELFK, via the coding sequence TTGAAAAAACGCGCCCCTCGTAATCGAACCTTAACCTGCTCAGAGCAAGAGCAAGCAAGACTTAGCCCCTGTTTACTGTCTGTGGATTCCCCAGTTAGTGTGCATGATATAGCAGGGAAAATTATTAATCAAGATTTTTTTAAGACAGCCCCCTATTTACCGCAATCTTTTATAGATCTCTTGATTATGGATCCCCCTTATAATCTTTCTAAGAACTATCATGGGCATCTGTTCAAAGAAAAAGAAAAGGGAGACTACCAAAATTGGTTTTCATTGATTTTAAATTTAATCAAACCCCTCCTGAAACCCACCGCAACCATCTACATTTGTTCGGATTGGAAAACCTCTATCCTGATTGCTCCTATTCTAGAAAAAGAGTTTTATATTCGTAATCGCATTACCTGGGAGCGAGACAAAGGACGAGGGGCGAAAACGAATTGGAAAAATAATACAGAAGATATTTGGTTTTGTACAGTAACAGATGAATATACTTTTAATGTTGATGCGGTGAAACAAAAACGCAAAGTAATCGCCCCCTATCGAGATCAAAAAGGTCAGCCCAAAGACTGGAGTGAAGAAGATAGCGGTAATTTTAGATTGACACACCCTTCTAATATCTGGACAGATATCAGTATCCCATTTTGGTCAATGCCTGAAAACACAGATCATCCCACCCAGAAGCCTGAAAAACTAATTGCAAAATTAATTCTTGCCAGTTCAAATCAAGGGGAGATGGTGTTTGATCCGTTTTTGGGAAGTGGTACATCAGCAGTGGTTGCTAAAAAACTGCAACGGAACTTTAATGGCATTGAAATTAATCAAGAATATTGCTGCTGGGCATTAAAACGTTTACAGTTGGCAGAGACAGATTCATCGATTCAAGGCTACGCTGATGGTGTTTTCTGGGAGAGGAATAGTTTAGCGGAGCAAACCAAAGAAAAAAAATCCTCTTCTGATAAAGCATTAGAACAAGTTGAACAGAAGGAATTATTCAAATGA